Within Planococcus citri chromosome 2, ihPlaCitr1.1, whole genome shotgun sequence, the genomic segment aagggagacttttggatgttttggaaaataatgaaatttttcagcaattttcaacgaagcaagaattttttctaatttcttgcAGAAAggaagactttgacaattttagaaaaaaaagcaacaggattttctggcaattatcagaaaaatattaggtacatttttctgcaattttgattaaagaggcgagaattttggacaattttgagaaaaatgagacactttggaattttctacaaaaaaaaacaattctcaaccatttttctaaaaagttgaactttggtaaatttttgaaaatgcaagaatttttgacaagaagaaaaaaattgataatgtcataaaaaatcaggaattttccaaaattattgtcaaaaaaattatacttttttgcaattttcaacaaaaaatctaaaaattttggacaaaggGAATAAATgagaattatgaaattttttgcatgaaaacgacaattttcagctatttttctaaaaagcaaacatttttgtgaaaaatcgagaatttctaccaatttttttgacaaaaagcaagactttgaccgttttagcaaaaagtagggCTTTATGGGAATTATTGTCTGAAAaatagataataatttttcgcaatttttattgttatagaaatttttgcgataaagagacaatttttaccaatttttactAATAAAGgagacattttggaaatttttacaacaaggaaaattgttgcaatttttggcagcgAGTATGAGCcctgaattttcagaaatatgtGAATCTTGGGTAAATGTTTTTATGATTAGGTCAACATCAGCGTTCAAAATACCACCccatttcaaaatacatacgcGTACAAAACGATAATACTAACATCGAAAAAAGAATTTAGGAAGTCGAATGGCTAACGAGTATTCGAATTAGTACGCATTTATACAAATCTTAAAGATTATTTGAGAtcgtcaacaaaaaaaaaaaaaagataaaataaaataaaaaggacAGAACCTATATACAAACACACACACTCGAATATAtacacgaaagaaaaaaaaataattaaaaaaaaaagattacaaGACTATAATGAAAAAGAGACAAACCTGCCCGAGCGAAGGAGAGGCATGATCGTTTTAAACAGGTCCGTAGTTACTAAACGCTGTGCGCATGTCCTCTTCCAGGACATATTCTACGGAATTCTCGGACAGATGTTTTTGATCACTCAAGCTCGAGGCAGGATATTGTTGTCATACGTGACTAAGAGGCGCTTGCTGCGACTGTTTAATCATGTGGTGGTGTAAATTGCTAGCGTTGGATAAATGATGGCCTCCTAGTGGTAAATTTCCAGTCGGCGTTATATGTGGCCCCGAAAGTAGACTGCTACTAGGAGCTGGCACTGGTGGCACCGGGATCGAAGGTGGTAACAAGTATTGCTGTTTGACTACACGTGGTTTGGTACCATTGTTGATTAAATTCGACTTATGGTTTTTGCTGCTGCCACCGCCGAATAATCTTTTCCATAGTTTTTTCCACGATCCGAGCGTTTTACCGGACCAGATCCAAACACCGGAGGTGATACCGACTGCCAAAGCCATAAAGTACTTTAGCATTAGAACGGCGTATATcggtttgtttttcattttggtcggTGGTATACTCTCGTTGCAATTGCAAGCTAACGATGACATCCATTCGTTGTACAACGTAGCTTCGTAGAAGTAACAAGCGATCAGAACGGTAGCTGGTAACGTGTAAAGTACGCTGAAGATACCGATACGTATCATTAGCTTTTCTAGTTTGTCGGCTTTGCTGCGACCTCCCAGGCCACCTTGGTTCTTGAAAACGCTACGGATTCGGAATAGTGACAGGAAACCTCCGAATAGCAGCGAAATACCGATGATCAAGTACACAATTAACGGGTACAAGACGAATTTGCGCAGATTATCTGGGTTCTGGTTACCGACCGAGCAGATTCCAGCCACCGAGTCACCATCCACTGCAGACATGATGAGTACGCCGACTGATTTCATCGTAGGAATTAGCCAAGCAGCTAGATGGAAGTATTGCGAGTAGCTGGCGATCGCTTCGTTGCTCCATTTGAAACCAGCCGCCAAGAACCAGGTTAGGGTAAGAATTACCCACCAAATCGAAGAAGCCATGCCGAAAAAGTACACCAGTAAGAAGACTAGTGTGCAAGGTTTAGGTCCACTGGCGCTGTAAACGATCATTCGATTCTCACAAGCGACCTCTTCGTGTCCTAGGAATATTCTGATCAGGTAACCGACACTGACCATAAAATAGCATCCGGATAAAAACACTATTGGTCTTTCCGGATACTTGAAGCGTTCTGTATCGATTAGAAAAGTAGTCAGAGTCATCAAAGTAGCCACGCAGCATAATCCAGACCAAACAGCAATCCAAGTAGTGGCGAATTGCTGCTCTTCGGGAAAGAAGAAAGCTCCTTTGCAAGGATACGCGCAATTGTTCACCTCTCCCACAGTTATACTTCGATTAAACCAAGGAGAATCGTGTTCAATTGGTACCAAAGGATGCCTGCATCGACAACTACACTCTTGATTACCGGATGGTGAAGTATCCATAGCGAATCCACCTCCGCCGTATTCTCTGCAGCCTTTCTTCTTCTGACCAGGTTTACATTTTGGTAACTGAATAGGTGGTTTCTTGCCTCCTTTGGTTGGATCTAGCCCCGAACCGAGATCCGATTTTTGCTGAGGAGGCGCCATACACAAAGGGTTCTCCTCCATGGTAGGCAGCTTATCGCAGTTCATACGTTCGGGCCACGAGAACCCGTATTGTTTCATTAAGGGCTCGCAACCAGATCGTGCGCTTTCGCAAACGCTTCGGCATGCTTTCAAAGGACCGTGAAAGTCTTCGAAGCATATAGGCGTATACAGCGAGCACAGGAAGAACTTTAAATCTGGCGAACACTTGATCTCAACCAGAGGCCAATACTGGTGGACCTCCATTCCGGCTTCTTCTTGACTATCGTGATTCAACTCGTTCGGCATGTAAGTCAAATTGTAACCGATGCCTTTGCACATTGGGATGGTGATTTCTTCGCATCGGCTACCTCCCGGATACGAAGATCCACTCGAACTGGAAGCGATGACTAGTTGTTGATCGGGAGCGCCGACTCCGCCACCGCGGACCCTGCTTCCGAACTGGCATAGTGTAAATATTAGTAGTAACCAAGCCCCGAGACGTAACGACATGTCCGTTGACTAGAGGCGTGTTGATTTGCGCGAagactttggatttttttcagtgcaCCATATCCAAGTTCAATGCTTTCTCATCTGTAAACATAGAAACAAAGAGAAGCAAATTAGCGATAACAATGACCGTGTCTAaatgttttaatatttattattGCAAAACAGGTAAACGTGAACTATATAATTAAGTCGCTGGCTGGCAGCTTTACAATGttagttttgtttttgataCACGTAGTACAAGCGGATAATTGCACACACGTTGACGTAGCTGTCGTCGTTAAAATAGCATTGCTAACTCAAGAATGCTGATCGTTGATGAGGATGGTGGTAATTATTTCAACGATCTTTTTCCTCTCGTACATCGAGAGGTTTCTCACCAAAGAACAAATTTTCGACAATTCTCTGCTGGAGGTGTTGATTTACGATGTTTTAGAGATGCAGGTCGAGGAAGTACATATTAAGAGGTTGagggtacctacttacatatttcGTTTTACACTGAGATTTGCATTAAGTATACATAGGAACCAATAGgataatagtcggggagcccacttaaggatctattgcacccctccccggtcgatcctccggggcaacttttttcttaaagagggagtactaaggaacatttctagcccttgtactcaaaaaaaaagtggcccttaacaggtcagccgaaatcgcagattttgcgttccaacataggacttgcacaacatttttcaaatcgtacaaaggtagatcgaaagatcagacaaaaatttatcacctgtcaaaatttcaagtgccaaagtgcgtttttcgatttttggtgaatttttgaaaatcaaattgaggccaaaaataaggggaaaaaatcaaaattttaccaaattgacgaagaaagctgaaatttgggatataccctattttcgacatgccaaatcgattggaaaatgtttcaaatcgttttgagcagttctggagcctccagcagatttttgaaactcgaaatttctacaaaatttcatcatcaaaatggagttggaaagctgaaatttattctgcaaactactttcaatgcgctacgaagtactgcaggtaaatttcaagtcgttttagagccgccagcgattttttgaaaaatactggagcctccagcagatattttaaactttaaatttttacaaaatttcatcaaaaatggagcaggaaagctgaaatttacactacactccaattttaacaccctctgaagacgacatcgggtgggttcaagtcattttggagcttccagcgactttttgaaaattactggagcctctagtagatttttgaaacttgaaattctcgcaacattacttcgaaaactaatttcaatgcgatatgaagtcgactacatggtggtttcaaatgattttgaagcttccagctactttttgaaaatttcaattttccaaaaaatgccatacgacctttcaaaaagtcgctggaagctccaaagcgacttgaaatccaccagcagtcaactacgtacagtattgaaattagtttgcagaatgaatttcgattttccacctccgtttgatgaaattttggggaaatttcaagttctaaaaatctaccggaggctccagaactgctcaaaacggtttgaaacattttccaatcgatttggcatgtcgaaaatagggtatatcccaaatttcagctttcttggtcaatttggtaaaattttgatttttttctctaatttttgtcctgaatttgattttcaaaaattcaccaaaaatcgaaaaacgcactttgccacttgaaattttgacaggtgataaatttttgcctgatcttttgatctgTCTTTGTacggttcgaaaaattttgagtaagtcctatgttggaacgcaaaatctgcgatttcggctgactgtcaatcaaaatgactgccattttgtaagtagggccactgtTTTTTTGAGTAcaggggctagaaatgttccttaggactccccctttaagaaaaaagttgtcccagaggatagacgggggggggggtgcaatagatccttaagcgggctcccgactataagaattttttaatcatgataTAGCTCGGCAAATATTTGGACTAACTTCTACAGTAGGTATATCGAACCcagtttgaaaatcattaaggaaccttcgatttgaacgggatcgcgaggagcctccagcgtgatttcagatttctccagaatttcaaaatttcttcacaagtggtaaaaatcaacttgggcagctaaaaatcgagtcgtggCCTTTTTTTGAACTATTGAGTTCAAATGTCATCACTTCGAGCCATCCTAGAGCCACCAGTGcagttttcaatatttctctAGATTGGGCATCCGGAAATTGAGATGTGGCTTATTCTGGAACCATTCAGGTATTGTTCATATTTAACTCAATTCCTTGGCGGATATCTCAAATGTGTGttttttccccagaatttttaaaataataattggtAAGGCTtgcactcaattttttccaaaaaaaaggtaactttaTTCAGAATAGTTGCAATTTAAGTGAGCATGAAATTttaatgtaggaaaaaaatcacaaaaaaaaactagaaaatgttattgaaaaaaatgtaaaaaaaagactttttggcaattctgcACGTATTGAgaactttgaacaatttttaacatAAAAGCGAGCCCAAATTAGTCcccgaaatacaaattttactATTTCGAGTCATCCTGGCATCTTCAACACGACTTTATGATTTCtcatagaattttaaaatttcaccagaaattgtggaaattaatttgtgcAGCAGGAAGTCGAGTTGGAGCTTATTTTGGACCCAATTAACGAGTTTATTGAcattttgattaatttctagGTAGACACCTCAAGTTTGTCCATCTGGATATCGACTCAAATGAGGATAGACACTTCAAACAGGTTAAAAATAagccacaattcgatttttaactgctcaaatcaatttccataCTTTCTGggtgtaaattttaaaatccttaTGGAATTAAAAATCgagctggagcctccaaaatcaccaaaaatggtgATTTACTTCGAGTGTCTGAATACTAGTTGCAGGATTAATTTCTATcacttttaccattttttctttatttttttgaaaaaaacttgcgTAAATCACTGagaattgtcaattttgaattttcaaaattcttcaaatctcaaaaaatcaatttaggcagctgaaaattatttttcggagggggaggggggggtcaaAGTTAAACAATGCTAGTTCCAGAAATCACAACGCAGGTAAATTTATAGCATACTGTACTGAACATTTGCACTTGATCGATTCCTATACGCAATTTATTGAATTGCTGCGATTGTTGCGCGAAGATGAGGATAAGATGAtcgaatacgagtatatattcGCGAACAAAGAAGAAAGATATCGGCATAATCACTTTGGTACTCGCGGTTCTGCTACAAATACACCGACAACAGTTTCGTGGCAGAGGGACAGGGTAGGAGGGATGAAATAAATGCACGTTAGATGCATATATGGATGAGAAACAAGCCTTCTTGagcttatatacctacctatgtacgagtatatatggTTTAGGTTGAGTCAAGTATAGTACTTGGGTTACTTGGGATTCTCTTTCATGTGTTATACGTAGCCGCCTATTGCAATTGAGCACGTAATAGCTGTTACCATTAAGCCTCCCACGTAGAACTGATCAAAGCAAACGTACATGTATTTTTTCGCGCAGTAGCCTTTGTATTTGTGAGGCTCGTCGAGCTAATTGCTTCGCTTTTAATCAACGTTTGCCAGCTTTCGATGCAcaagctttttttcttctccctGCTGCCATGCCGCCTCTTTTTGGCGGTATTTTTTAATGCTCAAAATATTGCGTGCCGAAACGAAACGACGCAATGCACCTCGACCCATACCACAGCGCGTGTCACGTCAAAAGCTCAAAGATACACATAACTCGTTCCTCGTTGCTTTTGGTATTGTAATGTattgtatttcattttcatgtacCTAGTATAGCATATAGCGgaaattttctttctctttttttttcataaaactcttttttccctaattttcatacaaaCGAAATCCTTCTGTAGAGTATTAATTTTCTCTATAGACCTAATGTACgaggtacctatgtatagtaTAGTTTTACCtcgtgtttcatttttttttttttttttttttttgtatacgtTGGAGATTTCCTCTTTTCATCTCCCTCTCCGCTTTGCTTCATCGTTCAAGTGACACGCGTCTGGTGTATTTCTAATTTTCTcgaacgtagaaaaaaaaatggtggttTATTAAATAGCTCGAATAGTGTTCAATATTATAGACAACTGTAGGTGCActtgatgtttttgaatttaaaaaagaaaaaaaaatatgctgtaTTACACATCGTCTGCGTGCGATGACACAAAATGCTAATAAATGTAGGCGAATGTACTCGATATCGAGTACTTCGTACTTACATTTATGCAATGActtcatttgtaaatttttaatgcaaattatgtaggtattaggtagctcattgatgagaatttttttattcactttgaTCATGAAATCAAGTGCTTGTCGATAGTGGTCTCTTTTCCTTTGTAGAAACTTTGGAAGCCTTCTACGAgaattaattcgtttttttttttcgtattcgaaTAATGCAGAGTTTTACTTTGAGTTGAATAATTAGATAATAAATATACTAAAGTATTACTGATTTGCCcaagttcaattttaataatgCATGGGCTGCTTTTTGGAGAAGTCGTTgcattaaattataaaaattattattggctatgtttttggtacctatctcaattttttttcaagaaatgaataATTGTATGATCATCCtataatgatgaaattgaacCTCTCCTTATACCAGATGCAACAAgacttttaaaaagaaaaaaaattctttgaattaaTTTAGAGATTTTATACAATTAATACTATGCTAtaaatgttttcttttcaacagTAAAAGCATTAAATAAAGTGCACCGGGGTAAGTCCAAATTACTACTCTAGTGCCCAGATGTTTGCACATTCCAAACCACTACCCAGCAGTGACTTGAGTGCACTACTCCTTCTTCACCAtggcatgaaaatttttggaattcagttcTATTTCACATGTTTTTTGGTTcaatattgtattttgttgttgttttgaatttgttttcaaatacagattttctatcttttagttttttgaaagttgagtcTGTTCCGACTTACCTCAAATTGTGGTAAGTCAGAACACTTtctattttattccactgagtgaaagctactgtgtcaattgcgctaaaatttttaccataagtAAAGAACCCTTAtaggaacctacataataaatttgagccatattggttcatttg encodes:
- the fz2 gene encoding frizzled-5 gives rise to the protein MSLRLGAWLLLIFTLCQFGSRVRGGGVGAPDQQLVIASSSSGSSYPGGSRCEEITIPMCKGIGYNLTYMPNELNHDSQEEAGMEVHQYWPLVEIKCSPDLKFFLCSLYTPICFEDFHGPLKACRSVCESARSGCEPLMKQYGFSWPERMNCDKLPTMEENPLCMAPPQQKSDLGSGLDPTKGGKKPPIQLPKCKPGQKKKGCREYGGGGFAMDTSPSGNQECSCRCRHPLVPIEHDSPWFNRSITVGEVNNCAYPCKGAFFFPEEQQFATTWIAVWSGLCCVATLMTLTTFLIDTERFKYPERPIVFLSGCYFMVSVGYLIRIFLGHEEVACENRMIVYSASGPKPCTLVFLLVYFFGMASSIWWVILTLTWFLAAGFKWSNEAIASYSQYFHLAAWLIPTMKSVGVLIMSAVDGDSVAGICSVGNQNPDNLRKFVLYPLIVYLIIGISLLFGGFLSLFRIRSVFKNQGGLGGRSKADKLEKLMIRIGIFSVLYTLPATVLIACYFYEATLYNEWMSSLACNCNESIPPTKMKNKPIYAVLMLKYFMALAVGITSGVWIWSGKTLGSWKKLWKRLFGGGSSKNHKSNLINNGTKPRVVKQQYLLPPSIPVPPVPAPSSSLLSGPHITPTGNLPLGGHHLSNASNLHHHMIKQSQQAPLSHV